In a single window of the Arachis hypogaea cultivar Tifrunner chromosome 6, arahy.Tifrunner.gnm2.J5K5, whole genome shotgun sequence genome:
- the LOC112696988 gene encoding large ribosomal subunit protein uL10, with amino-acid sequence MAGKVSKAAFDAKMWKLLRDYSQVLVVTSDNVGSNQINGIRRGLKGDSVVVMGKNSMMRRSFTLQAQRTGNKSFLNLIPLLRGNVALIFTKGDMKEVSNEVAKFKVVDPLLMCPKYLSYESYRNCSYMQSGQLPLGLKCCNQQSSQDFEPFLVCSKFTPHQHCFMQRSKQFLAMSVWSPLLLLAGSL; translated from the exons ATGGCGGGGAAGGTGTCGAAGGCGGCGTTCGACGCTAAAATGTGGAAACTACTGAGGGACTACAGCCAGGTCCTGGTGGTTACCTCCGATAACGTCGGTTCCAACCAGATAAACGGCATTCGGAGGGGTTTGAAGGGCGATTCTGTGGTCGTGATGGGTAAGAACTCCATGATGAGACGCTCTTTCACGCTCCAAGCTCAGAGGACTGGAAACAAGTCTTTTCTCAACCTTATCCCTCTTCTTAGG GGAAATGTGGCTTTGATTTTCACGAAAGGGGATATGAAGGAGGTTAGCAATGAGGTTGCCAAGTTCAAG GTTGTTGATCCTCTTCTCATGTGCCCCAAGTACTTATCATATGAATCGTATCGCAATTGTTCCTACATGCAATCTGGACAGTTACCTTTGGGCCTCAAGTGTTGTAATCAGCAGTCGTCGCAAGATTTTGAGCCCTTTCTTGTATGCTCAAAATTCACTCCGCACCAGCATTGTTTCATGCAGAGATCAAAACAGTTCTTGGCAATGAGTGTGTGGTCTCCTCTTCTCCTTTTAGCTGGGAGCTTGTGA